The following proteins come from a genomic window of Gottfriedia acidiceleris:
- a CDS encoding cold-shock protein, whose amino-acid sequence MEFGKVKWFNSEKGFGFIQTEGGNDVFVHFSAIQGEGFKTLEEGQEVEFEIIEGNRGPQAANVNKK is encoded by the coding sequence ATGGAATTCGGTAAAGTTAAATGGTTTAACAGCGAAAAAGGTTTTGGATTCATCCAAACTGAAGGTGGAAACGACGTATTCGTACACTTCTCTGCAATTCAAGGCGAAGGTTTCAAAACTTTAGAAGAAGGTCAAGAAGTTGAATTCGAAATCATCGAAGGAAACCGTGGACCACAAGCAGCTAACGTAAACAAAAAATAA
- a CDS encoding TspO/MBR family protein — translation MNIKLIVLFFSLYCLFFISSMLFPIDYDWYSHLIKPSYTPSGKTIGIIWAFLYSFISLSVCIIVSLGESFKKTKWFYILFIINYLFNQLFSYFQFKQKDLLMATIDCGLVFVTAILLTTIAYKHSKTSFVLLIPYSIWSLFATFLNYNIYVLNR, via the coding sequence ATGAATATTAAATTAATTGTTTTATTTTTCTCCTTATACTGTTTATTTTTTATTTCTTCTATGTTATTTCCGATTGACTACGATTGGTATAGTCATCTAATTAAACCTAGCTATACTCCTTCAGGAAAAACAATCGGCATCATTTGGGCATTCTTGTATTCTTTCATTTCTTTAAGCGTATGTATAATCGTTTCTTTAGGAGAATCATTTAAAAAAACAAAATGGTTTTATATTCTATTTATTATTAATTATCTATTTAACCAGCTGTTTAGCTATTTTCAATTCAAACAAAAAGATTTACTTATGGCTACAATTGACTGTGGACTCGTCTTTGTTACAGCAATTCTTTTAACAACCATCGCATATAAACATTCTAAAACTTCATTTGTATTACTCATTCCATATTCTATTTGGTCATTATTTGCAACCTTTTTAAACTACAATATCTACGTACTAAATAGATAG
- a CDS encoding TraR/DksA C4-type zinc finger protein: MLSQSQIQTFKNELLKQKKHIEERLNDPAFTPFSLRDSVDELSLADNHPGDLGTELYEREKDISLHEHLRNELDDVNIALQKIENGTYGICEVSGEEIPFERLQALPTAKAMIEHTHDQHISSSSIRYDRPVEEEVLNPPFSRDPKDRSMMYDAEDALQDVERYGNSQTPQDFEFNNIEEYGSTFTESYENVGYVEEFENFIGTDIYGKNQTVYPTKKHEQYEQDLDDYEEQALNGELSEIDVKDIEKY, from the coding sequence ATGCTTTCACAATCACAAATCCAAACATTTAAAAACGAACTACTGAAACAAAAAAAACATATAGAAGAAAGACTAAACGATCCAGCATTTACACCTTTCTCACTTAGAGATTCTGTTGATGAGCTTTCACTTGCAGACAATCACCCAGGTGATTTAGGTACTGAATTATATGAGCGTGAAAAAGACATATCTCTTCATGAGCATTTAAGAAACGAATTAGATGACGTTAATATAGCGTTACAAAAAATTGAAAATGGAACATATGGCATATGTGAAGTAAGTGGTGAAGAAATACCTTTTGAACGCTTACAAGCTCTTCCTACAGCAAAAGCGATGATCGAACATACTCACGATCAGCATATTTCAAGTTCTAGTATTAGATACGATCGTCCTGTTGAAGAAGAAGTACTAAACCCTCCATTTAGTAGAGATCCTAAAGATCGCTCAATGATGTATGACGCTGAAGACGCTTTACAAGATGTTGAAAGATATGGAAATTCTCAAACACCGCAAGATTTTGAATTCAATAATATTGAGGAGTATGGAAGCACATTTACTGAGAGCTATGAAAATGTAGGTTATGTTGAGGAATTTGAGAACTTTATCGGTACTGATATTTACGGAAAAAATCAAACTGTCTATCCTACGAAAAAACATGAACAATATGAACAAGATCTGGATGACTATGAAGAACAAGCATTAAACGGAGAATTATCTGAAATTGATGTGAAAGACATTGAAAAGTACTAA
- a CDS encoding 1,4-dihydroxy-2-naphthoate polyprenyltransferase: protein MQPTVQSPTSSTGFRTWWNLLRPHTLTAAFIPVAIGTMLAHIDHSFHLLLFLSMLIASLLIQVAANMINEYYDYKRGLDHEGSVGIGGAIVRDGIKPSTVINLAFTLFGIALLLGIYICNQSSWWIAVIGLISMATAYFYTGGPLPIAYTPFGELIAGFFMGVVIIGITYYIQAGNLPSKVILLSIPTSITIGAILTANNIRDLDNDKENGRKTLVILLGKKNAIIFIGSLFAVAYALVILFVIMNLITPFALISLISIPVAIKATKGFIGKTQPMEMMPAMAATAKTNTIMGFLLVIGLIIGNIFS from the coding sequence ATGCAACCAACTGTTCAATCTCCAACTTCCTCAACAGGTTTTAGAACATGGTGGAATTTATTAAGACCACATACATTAACCGCAGCGTTCATTCCTGTTGCGATTGGAACAATGTTAGCGCACATCGATCACTCATTTCATTTACTTTTATTTCTCTCAATGCTTATCGCAAGTTTATTGATCCAAGTCGCTGCAAATATGATAAATGAATATTATGATTATAAAAGAGGGCTAGATCATGAAGGTTCTGTCGGTATCGGCGGAGCAATCGTACGAGATGGTATTAAACCTTCAACTGTCATAAATCTTGCATTTACTTTGTTTGGTATCGCCCTTCTACTGGGCATTTATATTTGTAATCAAAGTAGTTGGTGGATAGCAGTTATAGGACTTATTAGTATGGCAACAGCTTATTTTTATACTGGAGGCCCACTCCCTATCGCATACACTCCATTTGGTGAGTTAATTGCGGGCTTTTTTATGGGAGTTGTCATTATCGGTATTACCTACTATATCCAAGCTGGAAATTTACCATCAAAAGTGATCTTACTATCTATCCCTACTTCAATTACAATTGGAGCAATTTTAACAGCAAATAATATTCGTGACCTAGATAATGACAAAGAAAATGGACGTAAAACACTTGTTATCTTATTAGGTAAAAAGAATGCAATTATCTTTATTGGTTCATTGTTTGCAGTTGCATATGCTTTAGTTATTTTATTTGTTATCATGAATTTAATTACACCTTTTGCACTTATTTCATTAATAAGTATTCCAGTTGCAATAAAAGCAACAAAAGGATTTATAGGTAAGACCCAACCAATGGAAATGATGCCAGCCATGGCAGCAACAGCAAAAACAAATACTATAATGGGATTCCTTCTTGTTATAGGCTTAATAATTGGAAATATTTTTTCCTAA